The window GATTAAAGGCATGACCAAATTTCTTTTCTGCTTCCTCGACAAGAAATGCAAAGTTGAATTTCCCTCTGAAGGTATCTGCTTCATTTCGGATGTAGCTGAGTTCTTTATCCAACCATTCCTTCACTTCTTTTTTTTTGTAATCTTTAACAATCTTTCTGTCTAATTTATTAAAAAATTTAAGAATTATTTTGGACAAATCCGGGGAAAGGTGCTAAAATAGAGATTATAAAAATTTACGGGGTAAAATGCTGTTGATAAAATTAGAGGCATTCTCTTTGTTTGAAAATATCTCTTTGAAGAAACTGTCATGTGGATTTGATATCTCCATCTTATCTCCTTACCCCAGCTTTGTTTTACCCTGATTCCACTTTCGATGGCTAAAGTATTACTAATTTCAGGGTTATCTTCCTTAGTGTTTGGCTGTGGTTTTAGTGCCTTAGTGCTTTTTTATTGTCTCGCTAACCTTACCACCTTATTTATCTCTTCCTTTGAAAGTCCGGTTATCTTAGTAATCACATCAATATTAAATCCCTCTGAATACATAGCCTTAGCAGCCTCTACTGCTTTCCTGTATTCACCTTGTTGTATCCCTTGCTGTATCCCTTGTTGCATTCCTTGTTGCATTCCTTGTTGCATTCCTTGTTGCATTCCTTGTTGCATTCCTTGTTGCATTCC of the bacterium genome contains:
- a CDS encoding Rpn family recombination-promoting nuclease/putative transposase, translated to MEISNPHDSFFKEIFSNKENASNFINSILPRKFL